One genomic segment of Longimicrobium sp. includes these proteins:
- a CDS encoding AarF/UbiB family protein, whose product MRTLFLLVQLLPFALSIARDRRRWLLWGAPVRRRAAFHRRRAERLARAIPRAGPTFVKIGQVFAARPDVVPEPYLGALGDLTDRVPWVPFAEIEGELVSAYGAPVDEVFEEFDREPIAAGSLGQVYRARHRGEDVVVKVLRPGVEALVEHDVRFVRRVLNAVERRWTHPQLRGIRVALDEFERRIADEMDFRKEAAYAQAIGERFARNPRVVVPRVIEGMVSRRTLVLEFVEGTRVDRIEPLVAAGLVDPSALVDAVVEAYVQMMLVDGLFHADPHPGNLLVRADGALVLLDFGMVIEVDPVQRRHLVHTALAAVGGDAERVVEGFFALGIVEPGTDRATIHRLVVLLLEMTARGAGVGEMQRALADEVMHLLHDWPVVLTGEMTYFGRAVALIEGLGARHVPGFNPVRYVRPILMKHRSAVLRALGPADGEGHDLAFALGLLARDVTRVLVDASRGIFSVFARHLPGLAAAGRRRVEEVPEVAEESSGVAERTVLAEKSVLAGG is encoded by the coding sequence ATGCGCACCCTTTTTCTGCTCGTCCAGCTTCTCCCCTTTGCGCTCTCCATCGCCCGCGACCGCCGGCGATGGCTGCTGTGGGGCGCGCCCGTGCGCCGCAGAGCCGCGTTCCACCGGCGCCGCGCGGAGCGGCTCGCGCGCGCCATCCCGCGCGCCGGGCCCACCTTCGTCAAGATCGGCCAGGTGTTTGCCGCCCGGCCAGACGTGGTGCCGGAGCCGTACCTCGGCGCGCTGGGCGACCTCACCGACCGCGTGCCCTGGGTGCCCTTCGCCGAGATCGAGGGCGAGCTGGTGTCCGCGTACGGCGCGCCGGTGGACGAGGTGTTCGAGGAATTCGACCGCGAGCCGATCGCCGCGGGCTCGCTGGGGCAGGTGTACCGCGCCCGCCACCGCGGCGAGGACGTGGTGGTCAAGGTGCTGCGCCCCGGCGTGGAAGCGCTGGTGGAGCACGACGTACGCTTCGTGCGCCGCGTGCTGAACGCGGTCGAGCGCCGCTGGACCCACCCGCAGCTGCGCGGCATACGCGTGGCGCTGGACGAGTTCGAGCGGCGCATCGCGGACGAGATGGACTTCCGCAAGGAAGCCGCGTACGCGCAAGCCATCGGCGAGCGCTTCGCCCGCAACCCGCGCGTGGTGGTGCCGCGCGTGATCGAGGGGATGGTCAGCCGGCGGACGCTGGTGCTGGAGTTCGTGGAAGGGACGCGCGTGGACCGCATCGAGCCGCTGGTGGCCGCCGGGCTCGTGGATCCCTCCGCGCTGGTGGACGCGGTGGTCGAGGCGTACGTGCAGATGATGCTGGTGGACGGCCTCTTCCACGCCGATCCGCACCCCGGCAACCTCCTGGTGCGCGCGGACGGCGCCCTCGTCCTCCTCGACTTCGGGATGGTGATCGAGGTCGATCCGGTCCAGCGCCGCCACCTCGTCCACACCGCCCTCGCCGCGGTCGGCGGCGACGCGGAGCGGGTGGTGGAAGGCTTCTTTGCGCTCGGCATCGTGGAGCCGGGCACCGACCGCGCGACCATCCACCGCCTGGTCGTGCTCCTGCTGGAGATGACCGCGCGCGGCGCCGGCGTCGGCGAGATGCAGCGCGCCCTGGCCGACGAGGTGATGCACCTTCTGCACGACTGGCCGGTGGTGCTCACGGGCGAGATGACGTACTTCGGCCGCGCCGTGGCGCTGATCGAAGGGCTGGGTGCGCGCCACGTACCGGGCTTCAACCCGGTGCGCTACGTGCGGCCCATCCTCATGAAGCACCGCTCCGCCGTCCTGCGCGCCCTCGGCCCCGCCGACGGCGAGGGCCACGACCTCGCATTCGCCCTCGGCCTGCTCGCCCGCGACGTCACCCGCGTGCTCGTGGACGCATCGCGCGGGATCTTTTCCGTGTTCGCCCGCCACCTCCCCGGCCTTGCCGCAGCGGGGCGGCGGCGGGTGGAGGAGGTGCCGGAGGTGGCTGAAGAGAGCTCGGGTGTGGCGGAGAGGACGGTGCTGGCGGAGAAATCGGTGCTGGCCGGCGGTTGA
- a CDS encoding PAS domain S-box protein gives MPRAMHWQNNPYFLPLLLSAVVSGTLAAYAILHRRARGAPGLAAVGICAAVWSLAFALYASSTVPSVRWWLIMVIHLAAGAIPVAWLVVVMVHTGRDRWLRSRGFQLVVVAAAVPLVLALTNGLHGWFFREFGITRFEGRVVSAIQYGPAFWAHMAVSWLILSAAAVLLAWRALRLPGGRRESEVALLLAVSIPWVGNVVHFLRPGFFPANPMPFLFTVSGVILGWAIMRLRLIRVVPVARAALIEGMRDGVVVLDCEGTVVDLNPSARRILRVEEGRGVGEPGREVLAPLGPADVAYGSLRRVAIGGRVYQVSTSFVGEGTGGAAGELVVLADVTELAHKSSELEAVFRALPDLYFRLDAAGRILDHQSGDGDKLYTSPDVFTGRRLEEVLPEAVAAPVMERVQEVRRTGTLATLEYSLPVESGMRDFEARFLPFGEDQVVTVVRDVTDRKGAERALQRSEEHFRALIENGSDLISILDEEGRFRYNSPSVKRILGYDPEKLVGLGVLRLIHRDDVQGVREALEVVARQPGTSRGVEFRCRGSDGKWRVLEGVGRTLSPDSTEEGIVVNSRDITRRMTANEALRASEESYRGLFDSLTELVYVQDLEGRFLNVNAAVLRTYGYTRDELIGQTPAILADLERVDLEDTGARFARVVAGEPQRFDWWGRRKDGSTFPKELVLTRSTYFGQDAVIAVARDITERKQAEEALREVQEQQEALLNNIPDLAWLKDASHRVLAVNEAVARAAGVTREFCLGKTDFEIWPLPVARKIREDDERVLREGRQFVTEEGFPHPDGTEHFLETVKQPFFDHAGRIAGTVGISRDITERKRTEQALQRAKEEAERANRAKSEFLSRMSHELRTPMNSILGFGQVLARHPLTPEQHKGVDHILRAGRHLLNLINEVLDIARIESGRQPLLLEPVRAAQVVTEALSLIRPVAVQHGCTLVNDVPTTSPIQIRADRQRLTQVLLNLLSNAVKYNPGGSVTVACEVDGERVRIAVRDTGQGIAPEKMDQLFVPFARLGAEDSGVEGTGLGLALSRPLIEAMGGTIMAESVVGEGSTFTVDLPLAQAPSAPAEPAPHTTLDAPAARDGASLAKVLYVEDNVANLSLIEAILSGRPEITLLSALQGGLGVDLAAEHRPDLILLDLHLPDLPGEEVLRRLRDDPRTREIPVIVISADATPATVKRLLESGARAYLTKPLDIDEFTEAIDEVLGAAR, from the coding sequence TTGCCCCGCGCCATGCACTGGCAGAACAACCCGTACTTTCTTCCTCTCCTGCTGTCGGCCGTGGTGTCCGGCACGCTGGCGGCGTACGCCATCCTGCACCGGCGGGCACGCGGCGCGCCCGGACTGGCCGCGGTGGGGATCTGCGCGGCGGTCTGGTCGCTGGCGTTCGCGCTGTACGCGTCGAGCACCGTTCCGTCGGTGCGCTGGTGGCTCATCATGGTGATCCACCTGGCCGCGGGAGCGATCCCCGTGGCATGGCTCGTGGTGGTGATGGTGCACACCGGGCGCGACCGGTGGCTGCGCAGCCGGGGGTTCCAGCTGGTGGTGGTGGCGGCGGCGGTGCCTCTGGTGCTCGCGCTGACCAACGGTCTCCACGGATGGTTCTTTCGCGAATTTGGCATCACGCGCTTCGAAGGGAGGGTGGTCAGCGCCATCCAGTACGGGCCCGCGTTCTGGGCGCACATGGCGGTGTCGTGGCTCATCCTCTCCGCCGCCGCCGTCCTGCTGGCGTGGCGCGCCCTTCGCCTGCCGGGCGGGCGGCGGGAGAGCGAGGTGGCGCTGCTGCTGGCGGTGTCGATTCCATGGGTGGGGAACGTGGTGCACTTCCTCCGGCCGGGCTTCTTCCCGGCCAACCCCATGCCCTTCCTCTTCACCGTCTCCGGCGTGATCCTGGGATGGGCGATCATGCGCCTGCGGCTGATCCGCGTGGTGCCCGTCGCCCGCGCCGCGCTGATCGAGGGGATGCGCGACGGCGTGGTGGTGCTGGACTGCGAAGGGACGGTGGTGGACCTGAACCCCTCCGCGCGCCGCATCCTGCGGGTGGAGGAGGGGCGCGGGGTGGGGGAGCCCGGACGCGAGGTGCTGGCGCCGCTGGGCCCGGCGGACGTGGCGTACGGGTCGCTGCGACGCGTGGCGATCGGCGGGCGCGTGTACCAGGTCTCCACCTCCTTCGTGGGCGAGGGGACCGGCGGCGCCGCGGGCGAGCTGGTGGTGCTGGCCGACGTCACGGAGCTGGCGCACAAGAGCTCCGAGCTGGAGGCCGTCTTCCGCGCCCTCCCCGACCTGTACTTCCGGCTGGACGCGGCGGGGCGCATCCTGGACCACCAGTCCGGCGACGGGGACAAGCTGTACACCAGCCCCGACGTCTTCACGGGACGGCGGCTGGAGGAGGTGCTCCCCGAGGCCGTCGCCGCGCCGGTGATGGAGCGGGTGCAGGAGGTAAGGCGCACCGGAACGCTGGCCACCCTGGAGTACTCGCTCCCGGTGGAGAGCGGGATGCGCGACTTCGAGGCGCGCTTCCTCCCCTTCGGCGAGGACCAGGTGGTCACCGTCGTGCGCGACGTGACTGACCGCAAGGGCGCCGAGCGTGCCCTGCAGCGCAGCGAGGAGCACTTCCGCGCGCTGATCGAGAACGGCTCCGACCTCATCTCCATCCTCGACGAAGAGGGGCGCTTCCGCTACAACTCGCCCTCGGTGAAGCGCATCCTGGGCTACGATCCGGAGAAGCTGGTGGGGCTGGGCGTGCTCCGCCTGATTCACCGCGACGACGTGCAGGGCGTGCGCGAGGCGCTGGAGGTGGTCGCGCGGCAGCCGGGGACGAGCCGCGGGGTGGAGTTCCGCTGCCGCGGCTCGGACGGCAAGTGGCGCGTGCTGGAGGGGGTGGGCCGCACCCTGAGCCCCGACTCCACGGAGGAGGGGATCGTCGTCAACTCGCGCGACATCACGCGGCGCATGACGGCCAACGAGGCGCTGCGGGCGAGCGAGGAGAGCTACCGGGGCCTATTCGACTCGCTTACCGAGCTGGTGTACGTGCAGGACCTGGAGGGGCGCTTCCTGAACGTCAACGCCGCCGTGCTGCGCACCTACGGCTACACGCGCGACGAGCTCATCGGCCAGACGCCCGCCATCCTCGCGGACCTGGAGCGCGTGGACCTGGAGGACACGGGCGCCCGCTTCGCGCGGGTGGTGGCGGGGGAGCCGCAGCGCTTCGACTGGTGGGGGCGGCGCAAGGACGGCAGCACCTTCCCCAAGGAGCTGGTGCTCACGCGTTCCACCTACTTCGGCCAGGATGCGGTGATCGCCGTCGCGCGCGACATCACCGAGCGCAAGCAGGCGGAGGAAGCGCTGCGCGAGGTGCAGGAGCAGCAGGAGGCGCTCCTCAACAACATCCCCGACCTGGCGTGGCTCAAGGACGCCAGCCACCGCGTGCTGGCCGTCAACGAGGCGGTGGCGCGCGCGGCCGGCGTCACGCGCGAGTTCTGCCTGGGGAAGACGGACTTCGAGATCTGGCCGCTCCCCGTGGCGCGCAAGATCCGCGAAGACGACGAGCGGGTGCTGCGCGAAGGGCGCCAGTTCGTGACCGAGGAAGGCTTCCCGCACCCCGACGGCACGGAGCATTTCCTGGAGACGGTGAAGCAGCCGTTCTTCGACCACGCGGGCCGCATCGCCGGCACCGTGGGGATCTCGCGCGACATCACCGAGCGCAAGCGCACGGAGCAGGCGCTGCAGCGCGCCAAGGAAGAGGCGGAGCGGGCCAACCGCGCCAAGAGCGAGTTCCTGAGCCGCATGAGCCACGAGCTGCGCACGCCCATGAACTCCATCCTGGGCTTCGGGCAGGTGCTGGCGCGCCATCCGCTGACCCCCGAGCAGCACAAGGGTGTCGACCACATCCTGCGCGCCGGGCGGCACCTCCTCAACCTGATCAACGAGGTGCTGGACATCGCCCGCATCGAGAGCGGGCGCCAGCCGCTGCTGCTGGAGCCGGTGCGCGCCGCGCAGGTGGTGACGGAGGCGCTCAGCCTGATCCGCCCCGTGGCCGTGCAGCACGGGTGCACGCTGGTGAACGACGTGCCCACGACCTCCCCCATCCAGATTCGCGCGGACCGGCAGCGGCTCACGCAGGTCCTCCTCAACCTCCTCTCGAACGCCGTCAAGTACAACCCCGGCGGCTCCGTGACCGTGGCGTGCGAGGTGGACGGCGAGCGGGTGCGCATCGCCGTGCGAGACACGGGGCAGGGGATCGCGCCGGAGAAGATGGACCAGCTATTCGTCCCCTTTGCGCGGCTGGGCGCGGAGGATTCCGGGGTGGAGGGGACGGGGCTGGGCCTCGCGCTCTCTCGCCCGCTGATCGAGGCGATGGGCGGGACGATCATGGCCGAGAGCGTGGTGGGGGAGGGCTCCACCTTCACGGTGGATCTCCCGCTGGCGCAGGCCCCGTCCGCCCCGGCCGAGCCCGCACCGCACACCACGCTCGATGCCCCCGCGGCGCGCGACGGCGCATCGCTGGCGAAGGTGCTGTACGTGGAGGACAACGTCGCCAACCTGAGCCTGATCGAAGCGATCCTCTCCGGGCGTCCGGAGATCACCCTCCTCTCGGCGCTCCAGGGCGGGCTGGGGGTGGACCTCGCGGCGGAGCACCGCCCCGACCTGATCCTCCTGGACCTCCACCTCCCCGACCTTCCCGGCGAGGAGGTGCTCCGCCGCCTGCGCGACGACCCGCGCACCCGCGAGATCCCGGTGATCGTGATCAGCGCGGACGCCACGCCCGCCACCGTGAAGCGGCTGCTGGAGAGCGGTGCGCGCGCCTACCTCACCAAGCCGCTCGACATCGACGAGTTCACCGAGGCCATCGACGAGGTGCTGGGCGCGGCACGGTAA
- a CDS encoding AAA family ATPase produces MSSPLPSLPLVGREAEVAMLRELLDSADAGRGGMLVFSGESGIGKSRLLRAAAEDAERRGWSVAVGRAYPVEAGIPYAPVADLLLPIVRTLSPEALATLTRGGETELAWLIPALHRPGPEAQPELKTRLLWSFTEFLGRLAARRPLLLLIDDLQWADASSLELLHFAARHLGDKRIALLASYNDTQGAAWLRALEQSRGNARVHPVVPLSREGTGALVGELFGADEALAELLYGWTRGNPFFLEEILKTLVKSGRLALQDGRWRGSELEGIELPRSIREAVMERVATLAPATREVAELLAVIGTGARYDELCEVSQASDAELVEALEELRRQRVLDERLEGAAVVYDFTHPMLRETLYGGLGLARARLLHARVAEALEALHGADTPEHAGRLAYHFVRSHARDAEKAVRYLAAAGRAALARYANHEAADYLGAALERSDGTDAGLVEDLARARQRLGDFDAAIDLWTRARAAAADAGDDARVGAAERRLGLIRYWGGRYPEALRHFDAGLESARRAGDEGLRARLRLARAECFMEMGSPAEAGEEVEEALDIAERLGEPPLLVRVHLVLLLLHTWTGTPGRARAHGERALALAGEESEPGLRCMVHWGMGMLAGLTGDAPAIRHHVAECQRVADEIHSPIHRVRAAELAVELMSNTGEWDAALALAERTLATARALRQRTILARLLVWTGLIYLGRGDLERGRRYVDEAWELSGAGDPEHPLDVHTVVPAHCGRAAYHMAAGDFAEAVRVGESGLAVADRTGYTVWAMHRVLPIMAEAYLSMGDVEGATRIGARLREDAGRLGHGLGLAWADACDAFLVWLRGDIDAGIRCLRAAAERLESVPVIPAAARLRRHFAARLRDSGRTDEALQELRGVHELFVRLGAERELAKTREQIRELGARPPSRGEVASGAAGLTAREAEIARLVAARKSNKTIAKTLDISPRTVTTHLSNIFRKLEIGSRGELVDVVRAGGVGE; encoded by the coding sequence ATGTCCTCACCCCTCCCTTCCCTTCCCCTGGTGGGCCGCGAAGCCGAGGTCGCGATGCTGCGCGAGCTGCTGGATTCGGCGGATGCGGGGCGCGGCGGGATGCTGGTGTTCTCGGGCGAGAGCGGGATCGGAAAGAGCCGCCTCCTGCGCGCCGCCGCAGAGGACGCGGAGCGGCGCGGGTGGAGCGTGGCCGTGGGGCGCGCCTACCCCGTGGAGGCCGGCATCCCGTACGCCCCCGTCGCGGACCTCCTCCTCCCCATCGTCCGCACGTTGTCCCCCGAGGCGCTGGCGACGCTCACGCGCGGCGGGGAGACGGAGCTGGCCTGGCTCATCCCCGCCCTGCACCGCCCTGGCCCCGAAGCGCAGCCCGAGCTCAAGACGCGCCTCCTCTGGAGCTTCACCGAGTTCCTGGGGAGGCTCGCCGCGCGCCGCCCCCTCCTCCTGCTGATCGACGACCTGCAGTGGGCGGACGCGTCGTCGCTGGAGCTGCTGCACTTCGCCGCGCGCCACCTGGGCGACAAGCGGATCGCGCTGCTGGCATCGTACAACGACACGCAGGGCGCCGCGTGGCTGCGCGCGCTGGAGCAGTCGCGGGGGAACGCACGCGTGCATCCCGTCGTCCCCTTGTCGCGCGAGGGGACCGGCGCGCTGGTGGGCGAGCTGTTCGGGGCTGACGAGGCGCTGGCGGAGCTGCTGTACGGGTGGACGCGGGGGAATCCCTTCTTCCTGGAAGAGATCCTCAAGACGCTGGTGAAGTCCGGCCGGCTTGCGCTGCAGGACGGGCGCTGGAGGGGCTCGGAGCTGGAAGGGATCGAGCTGCCGCGCTCCATCCGCGAGGCCGTGATGGAGCGCGTCGCCACGCTGGCGCCCGCCACGCGCGAGGTGGCGGAGCTGCTGGCCGTGATCGGCACCGGCGCGCGCTACGATGAGCTGTGCGAGGTGTCGCAGGCCAGCGACGCCGAGCTGGTGGAGGCGCTTGAGGAGCTGCGCCGGCAGCGCGTGCTGGACGAGCGGCTGGAAGGCGCGGCCGTCGTCTACGACTTCACCCACCCCATGCTGCGCGAGACGCTGTATGGCGGGCTCGGCCTGGCGCGCGCGCGCCTCCTGCACGCGCGCGTGGCCGAGGCGCTGGAGGCGCTCCACGGCGCGGACACGCCCGAGCACGCGGGGCGTCTCGCGTACCACTTCGTCCGCTCCCACGCGCGCGACGCGGAGAAGGCGGTGCGCTACCTGGCCGCGGCCGGGCGGGCGGCGCTGGCCCGCTACGCCAACCACGAGGCCGCCGACTACCTCGGCGCCGCGCTGGAGCGGTCCGACGGCACCGATGCGGGCTTGGTGGAAGACCTGGCCCGCGCGCGGCAGCGGTTGGGCGACTTCGACGCGGCGATCGACCTGTGGACTCGCGCCCGCGCCGCCGCCGCCGATGCGGGTGACGATGCGCGGGTGGGTGCCGCCGAGCGGCGTCTCGGCCTGATCCGCTACTGGGGCGGGCGCTATCCGGAGGCGCTGCGCCACTTCGACGCGGGCCTCGAATCCGCCCGCCGTGCCGGCGACGAGGGGCTGCGCGCGCGGCTGCGTTTGGCGCGCGCGGAGTGCTTCATGGAGATGGGGTCCCCAGCCGAGGCGGGCGAAGAGGTGGAGGAGGCGCTCGACATCGCCGAGCGGCTGGGCGAGCCTCCGCTGCTGGTGCGCGTGCACCTGGTCCTCCTCCTGCTGCACACCTGGACGGGAACGCCGGGGCGCGCGCGCGCGCACGGCGAGCGGGCGCTGGCGCTGGCGGGCGAGGAGAGCGAGCCGGGGCTGCGCTGCATGGTGCACTGGGGGATGGGGATGCTGGCCGGCCTCACCGGCGACGCCCCCGCCATCCGCCACCACGTGGCCGAGTGCCAGCGCGTCGCGGACGAGATCCACTCGCCGATCCACCGCGTGCGCGCCGCGGAGCTGGCCGTGGAGCTGATGTCCAACACCGGCGAGTGGGACGCGGCGCTGGCCCTCGCGGAGCGCACCCTCGCCACCGCGCGCGCGCTGCGGCAGCGCACCATCCTGGCGCGGCTGCTGGTGTGGACGGGCCTCATCTACCTGGGCCGCGGAGACCTGGAACGGGGGCGGCGCTACGTGGACGAAGCGTGGGAGCTCTCCGGCGCCGGCGATCCCGAGCACCCGCTGGACGTGCACACCGTCGTGCCGGCGCACTGCGGGCGGGCGGCGTACCACATGGCGGCGGGCGACTTCGCCGAAGCGGTGCGCGTGGGGGAGAGCGGCCTCGCCGTGGCGGACCGCACGGGGTACACGGTGTGGGCGATGCACCGCGTCCTCCCCATCATGGCGGAGGCGTACCTGTCGATGGGCGACGTGGAGGGCGCCACCCGTATCGGCGCGCGGCTGCGCGAGGACGCCGGGCGGCTGGGGCACGGCCTGGGGCTGGCGTGGGCGGACGCCTGCGACGCCTTCCTCGTCTGGCTGCGCGGCGACATCGACGCGGGGATCCGCTGCCTGCGCGCCGCCGCCGAGCGGCTGGAGTCGGTGCCGGTGATCCCGGCGGCGGCCCGGCTGCGGCGCCACTTCGCCGCGCGCCTGCGCGACTCCGGGCGCACCGACGAGGCGCTGCAGGAGCTGCGCGGCGTCCACGAACTCTTCGTGCGGCTGGGCGCGGAGCGCGAGCTGGCGAAGACGCGCGAGCAGATCCGCGAGCTGGGCGCCCGCCCCCCCTCGCGCGGCGAAGTGGCGAGCGGCGCCGCCGGCCTCACCGCGCGCGAGGCCGAGATCGCGCGCCTGGTAGCCGCGCGCAAGTCCAACAAGACGATCGCAAAGACGCTGGACATCTCCCCGCGCACCGTCACCACGCACCTCTCCAACATCTTTCGCAAGCTGGAGATCGGCTCCCGCGGCGAGCTGGTGGATGTGGTGCGCGCGGGTGGGGTGGGGGAGTAG
- a CDS encoding PA0069 family radical SAM protein, with protein MSSAPIQIRGRGAAENPPNRFERIEVVADMDAYDPDEPGPRTVFLRDPAKTLIVKNDSPDVSFDYGINPYRGCEHGCAYCFARPTHEYLGFSAGLDFETKILVKEDAPEILRRELSARGWKGDAVGLSGVTDPYQPVERKLGLTRRCVEVLAEFRNPVAVITKSHTVTRDADLYAQLARHDAAKVFISITTLDAELQRVMEPRASTPARRLEAIAKLAEAGVPAGVLIGPVIPGLNDHEIPAILAESARAGASFASYVALRLPHGLKELFSGWLERHYPDRKDRVLNRIREMRGGELYDSRFHARARGEGVYADHLESLFRVARRKAGLPETFEPLSSAAFRKPAGPQLGLF; from the coding sequence GTGTCATCTGCACCGATCCAGATCCGCGGCCGCGGCGCGGCCGAGAACCCGCCGAACCGCTTCGAGCGCATCGAAGTGGTGGCGGACATGGACGCGTACGATCCGGACGAGCCCGGCCCGCGCACCGTCTTCCTGCGCGACCCGGCGAAGACGCTGATCGTAAAAAACGACAGCCCGGACGTCAGCTTCGACTACGGCATCAACCCGTACCGCGGTTGCGAGCACGGGTGCGCGTACTGCTTCGCGCGCCCCACGCACGAGTACCTGGGCTTCTCCGCCGGGCTCGATTTCGAGACGAAGATCCTGGTGAAGGAGGACGCGCCCGAGATCCTGCGCCGCGAGCTTTCCGCGCGCGGGTGGAAGGGCGACGCGGTGGGGCTGAGCGGCGTTACCGATCCGTACCAGCCCGTGGAGCGCAAGCTGGGGCTGACCCGGCGCTGCGTGGAGGTGCTGGCCGAGTTCCGCAACCCGGTCGCCGTCATCACCAAGAGCCACACCGTCACGCGCGACGCCGATCTGTACGCGCAGCTCGCGCGGCACGACGCGGCCAAGGTCTTCATCTCCATCACCACGCTCGACGCGGAGCTGCAGCGGGTGATGGAGCCGCGCGCATCCACCCCCGCGCGGCGGCTGGAGGCGATCGCGAAGCTGGCGGAGGCGGGGGTGCCGGCGGGGGTGCTGATCGGGCCGGTGATCCCCGGGCTCAACGACCACGAGATCCCCGCGATCCTGGCGGAAAGCGCCCGCGCGGGGGCAAGTTTCGCGAGCTACGTCGCGCTGCGGCTGCCGCATGGGCTCAAGGAGCTTTTCTCAGGCTGGCTGGAGCGCCATTATCCCGATCGCAAGGACCGCGTGCTGAACCGCATCCGCGAGATGCGCGGCGGCGAGCTGTACGACTCGCGCTTCCACGCCCGCGCCAGGGGCGAGGGGGTGTACGCGGACCACCTGGAGTCGCTCTTTCGCGTCGCGCGGCGCAAGGCGGGGCTCCCGGAGACGTTCGAACCCCTTTCGTCGGCGGCGTTCAGGAAGCCGGCGGGTCCCCAGCTCGGCCTCTTCTGA
- a CDS encoding SRPBCC family protein: MSIETEAAGTGTSTDRIEKVMELRAPRSRVWRAISTAEEFAQWFRVKLDGTFAEGATVTGDVSHADGRHACAIEMQIERMEPEGYFSYRWHPYPMDPTVDYSSEPTTLVEFTLQETESGTTLTIVESGFDQIPIARRAEALLMNTGGWAGQMKNLARYVE, translated from the coding sequence ATGAGCATCGAAACAGAAGCAGCCGGGACAGGGACCAGCACGGACCGCATCGAAAAGGTGATGGAGCTTCGCGCGCCGCGCTCGCGCGTGTGGCGTGCGATCTCGACCGCGGAAGAGTTCGCGCAGTGGTTCCGGGTCAAGCTGGATGGGACGTTCGCGGAGGGGGCCACCGTCACGGGGGACGTCAGCCACGCGGACGGCCGGCATGCATGCGCGATTGAGATGCAGATCGAGCGCATGGAGCCGGAGGGGTACTTCTCGTATCGCTGGCACCCCTACCCGATGGACCCCACAGTGGACTACTCGTCCGAGCCCACCACGCTCGTCGAGTTCACGCTCCAGGAAACGGAGAGCGGCACCACCCTCACCATCGTGGAGTCCGGGTTCGACCAGATCCCGATCGCCCGCCGGGCCGAGGCGCTCCTCATGAACACGGGCGGGTGGGCCGGGCAGATGAAGAACCTCGCGCGCTATGTCGAGTAG
- a CDS encoding metalloregulator ArsR/SmtB family transcription factor yields MSSSRGAAALQITEAAPVFAALGDATRLRLLGRLSAEGSLSITRLSEGTGVTRQAITRHLHALGDAGLVRDSRHGRERIYELDLRRLEIAKRYLDHVATRWDDAADRLRAFVEEE; encoded by the coding sequence ATGTCGAGTAGCCGGGGCGCGGCGGCTCTTCAGATCACGGAAGCCGCGCCGGTGTTCGCCGCTCTGGGAGATGCGACCCGGCTTCGCCTCCTCGGACGCCTCTCCGCCGAGGGGTCGCTCTCCATCACGCGCCTCAGCGAGGGCACCGGAGTGACGCGCCAGGCGATTACCCGGCACCTCCACGCGCTGGGGGATGCGGGCCTGGTCCGCGATTCACGCCACGGGCGCGAGCGGATCTACGAGCTGGATCTGAGGCGCCTCGAAATCGCGAAACGCTACCTCGACCACGTCGCGACGCGGTGGGACGATGCCGCGGATCGACTGAGGGCGTTCGTCGAAGAAGAATGA
- a CDS encoding putative glycolipid-binding domain-containing protein, whose amino-acid sequence MRWRRLDVPGREEARMARVAAGWRLTGEVAAEEEGVAASLHYRIDCDASWVTRSALVEGEVGGRAIHLTLSADGNGRWSQDGAPLRELDGALDVDLGFTPATNTLPIRRLALAVGETRPVRSAWLRFPDVRLEPLEQTYTREAERVYRYRALLDGEHFTARLDTDAFGRVRLYEGLWIAELAVPE is encoded by the coding sequence ATGCGCTGGCGCCGGCTCGACGTGCCGGGGCGCGAGGAGGCGCGCATGGCACGCGTAGCCGCGGGCTGGCGGCTGACCGGGGAGGTTGCGGCCGAGGAAGAGGGTGTCGCCGCATCGCTGCACTATCGGATCGATTGCGACGCGTCATGGGTAACGCGCTCGGCCCTGGTAGAGGGCGAGGTCGGCGGCCGCGCGATCCACCTCACGCTCTCCGCCGACGGCAATGGCCGGTGGTCACAGGATGGCGCACCGCTCCGGGAGCTCGACGGCGCGCTGGACGTCGACCTCGGGTTCACCCCCGCGACCAACACGCTTCCAATCCGCCGCCTGGCACTCGCGGTCGGGGAAACCAGGCCTGTACGCAGTGCCTGGCTGCGGTTCCCCGATGTGCGCCTGGAGCCGCTCGAGCAGACGTACACCCGCGAGGCCGAGCGCGTCTATCGCTATCGCGCCTTGCTGGATGGTGAGCACTTCACGGCGCGGCTGGACACGGACGCGTTCGGACGGGTGCGTCTGTACGAGGGGCTGTGGATCGCGGAGCTCGCCGTCCCGGAGTGA